One part of the Paramormyrops kingsleyae isolate MSU_618 chromosome 2, PKINGS_0.4, whole genome shotgun sequence genome encodes these proteins:
- the LOC111833710 gene encoding uncharacterized protein isoform X2, protein MLGCLRAAVLTCFLWMHLPATELSFTAPPEDLVGLPDGPLVLPCPVYSPNQKGAETVHWERGSGSSLPGPEERIHQLSNGSLFFSRLLEGDFGIYLCQVQDGTDRIRATVRVKKAGMEAVFFSPKSQLVPEGDSVFLQCISGDSRPPAHITWEKDGSPVTKGNQIQGQYGGGSHLKTTGTLYLADVSKDDEGEYICVTHNPLLSIRLQSAAATLTVQAHHATPKIIKGPENITVATDTEASLHCAIQGFPLPMVHWFKNSVPLQNDSRWSFSNSGQLLVFSKVSEEDEGFYHCEARGLKTSVRSQPAYLQTAEMEWSFMQQPVNTTAQAGDSVTLICKPPRSRPPARITWFKNARPLTQKPHFSQLPSGDLLFHRLQEADRGSYFCRASNSLLPRAVSSRKAYLNVQAPPSVMLWPKLVTAVLGSRVTLHCQVSGYPLPRITWSKQGRSVQTGGRVTLGISNATLYFSSVKAYDEGSYTCHATNTIGRAQGTASVRVAVSPVIISFPREVRSSVGVSVVLPCQAVGSSPMRYTWNQGPGHTPISSSSRIRVDEDGMLNITRLERADAGEYHCIAENVAGWDRRTANIIVLAEEDATERGIVSTATLMGCTPFQSLLSNYKCQQNMNISTSTGRTLADRMLVNGSLPEVTTRGTKTAGSIKIHNSSESPGFRSSRLTPEDIWSVVRPRDITDRPAQGPASSSGFVWIPAILSESATAQVTQRDRRVRATPVFSPGSEQALVYEKTASQMTLGLSELGRGHFAPGLPPSFHLQPAELQTPPSEVYSPPAFSHSRSTKNQIPPTFRYSSPNFFHSTLHDNQSPPSYQHTPPTTFQSLSTENQTPPPDLYSPPTTFQSHSTEDQTENQTPPSDLYSPPTTFQSHPTENQTPPPDLYSPPTTFQSHSTEDQTENQTPPPDLYSPPTTFQSHPTENQTPPPNLYSPPTAVQSLSPENQTPPPNLYSPPTAFQSLSTENQTPPPDLYSPPTAFQSLSTENQTPPPDLYSPPTTFQSRSNENQTPPPDLYSPPTTFQSLSTENQTPPPDLYSPPTTFQSLSTENQTPPPDLYSPPTTFQSLSTENQTPPPDLYSPPTTFQSLSTENQTPPPDLYSPPTTFQSLSSKDQTSLPDLYSPPTTFQSLSTENQTPPPDLYSPPTTFQSLSTENQTPPPDLYSPPTTFQSLSTENQTPPPDLYSPPTTFQSLSTENQTPPPDLYSPPTTFQSLSTENQTPPPDLYSPPTTFQSLSTENQTPPPDLYSPSTTFQSLSSKDQTSPPDLYSPPTTFQSRSNENQTPPLDLYSPPTTFQSLSSKDQTSLPDLYSPPTTFQSLSTENQTPPPDLYSPPTTFQSLSTENQTPPPDLYFPPTTFQSLSTENQTPPPDLYSPPTTFQSLSTENQTPPPDLYSPPTTFQSLSTENQTPPPDLYSPPTTFQSLSTENQTPPPDLYSPPTTFQSLSSKDQTSPPDLYSPPTTFQSRSNENQTPPPDLYSPPTTFQSLSTENQTPPPDLYSPPTTFQSLSSKDQTSLPDLYSPPTTFQSLSTENQTPPPDLYSPPTSFQFQSPEASPDYLYIPHVNLLSLAPGLHTSHPVAPTQSTKPLTTSIGPVLSRKDDIISTVPKLQDWNRPTRPDKPSNTELTEWPRKNTSQAPMRTSDDTARVKQHHPLSWFPALEKHDIPIVVGVGVSLTFIFITMAFYSLVQKNDPALAGRGAQRGLGAPCRRGGRLEIRRTYENRAFEDDDFVAVIEQSPDAFGTRAPLPTPGAKTGMTESPGETQPAPASPVPAQLDTEHRNELQMVCRSEREKHPPSPQPNMRLGDSEHWRPCPDPLPLPASPKPLREDGLHTSLTLQTSEAFTTPVSHSVNISHASGPLLLSHCISMGVTTVAVDVHFYPSAPTPPPPPPGSRLADSPESDRVTPSMQCEHRVCL, encoded by the exons ATGCTGGGATGCCTGAGGGCCGCGGTGCTGACCTGCTTCCTCTGGATGCACCTGCCGGCGACGGAACTCT CCTTCACAGCTCCACCAGAAGATCTTGTGGGTTTGCCAGATGGGCCGCTTGTGCTGCCTTGCCCAGTGTACAGCCCCAACCAGAAGGGGGCAGAAACGGTGCACTGGGAGCGTGGTTCTGGAAGTTCCCTCCCAGGTCCTGAAGAACGGATTCACCAGCTGTCCAATGGATCACTTTTCTTTTCCCGCCTGTTGGAGGGAGACTTTGGGATCTACTTATGCCAAGTCCAAGATGGTACTGATCGCATCAGAGCTACTGTCAGGGTGAAAAAGGCGG GTATGGAGGCTGTCTTCTTCAGCCCCAAGTCGCAGCTAGTGCCTGAGGGTGACAGTGTGTTCCTGCAGTGCATCTCGGGGGACAGCCGGCCCCCTGCCCACATCACCTGGGAGAAGGATGGCTCGCCCGTGACCAAGGGGAATCAGATACAG GGTCAATATGGAGGGGGCAGTCATCTAAAGACAACAGGCACATTATACCTTGCAGATGTATCAAAGGATGATGAGGGGGAATATATCTGTGTTACCCACAATCCTTTGCTAAGTATACGATTGCAGAGTGCTGCGGCAACATTGACAGTGCAAG CGCATCATGCTACACCAAAGATCATCAAAGGTCCAGAAAACATCACTGTTGCTACAGACACAGAAGCATCTCTGCACTGTGCCATCCAGGGCTTTCCCCTACCCATGGTGCACTGGTTCAAGAACAGCGTACCCTTGCAGAATGACTCTCGCTGGAGCTTCAGTAACAGTGGTCAGCTCCTTGTCTTCAG CAAAGTGTCTGAGGAAGATGAGGGCTTCTACCACTGCGAAGCGCGAGGTCTGAAGACCTCAGTGAGGTCACAGCCAGCTTATCTCCAGACAGCAG AAATGGAGTGGAGCTTCATGCAGCAGCCCGTTAACACGACGGCACAGGCGGGAGACTCGGTCACGCTCATTTGCAAACCTCCACGTAGCCGCCCCCCTGCACGCATCACCTGGTTTAAAAATGCCCGCCCGCTTACCCAGAAGCCGCACTTCAGCCAGCTGCCCAGCGGAGACCTGCTCTTCCACAG GTTACAGGAGGCCGACAGAGGATCCTACTTCTGCCGCGCGTCCAACAGCCTCCTGCCCCGGGCCGTGTCCTCGAGGAAGGCTTATCTGAATGTGCAGG CCCCACCCTCCGTGATGCTGTGGCCCAAGTTGGTGACTGCAGTGCTGGGTTCGAGAGTGACGCTCCATTGCCAAGTGTCCGGATATCCACTGCCGAGGATCACATGGTCAAAGCAGGGTCGGTCGGTGCAAACGGGCGGGAGAGTCACTCTCGG GATAAGCAACGCCACGCTGTACTTTTCGTCGGTGAAAGCGTATGACGAAGGCTCCTACACGTGTCACGCTACGAACACCATCGGCCGGGCTCAGGGCACAGCCTCTGTGCGTGTAGCAG TCTCCCCAGTCATTATTTCCTTCCCGAGGGAGGTGCGCAGCTCTGTGGGGGTCTCTGTAGTGCTACCATGCCAGGCCGTGGGGAGCTCGCCCATGAGGTACACATGGAACCAAGGGCCAGGCCACACCCCCATCTCCTCCTCGTCACGCATCCGCGTGGATG AGGACGGGATGCTGAATATCACCAGGCTAGAGCGGGCCGATGCGGGGGAGTACCACTGCATTGCTGAAAACGTGGCGGGATGGGATCGGAGGACAGCCAACATAATCGTGCTTG CTGAAGAAGATGCCACTGAGAGAGGCATAGTGTCTACA GCTACCCTCATGGGGTGTACACCCTTCCAGAGCTTGCTCTCTAATTATAAATGTCAGCAGAACATGAATATCAGCACTTCAACTGGCAGGACTTTGGCTGACCGTATGCTGGTGAATGGAAGCCTTCCAGAGGTCACAA CAAGAGGCACGAAGACAGCAGGTAGCATCAAGATACACAACTCTTCGGAGTCACCTGGTTTCCGATCCAGCAGGCTTACTCCAGAAGATATATGGAGCGTAG TACGGCCTAGGGATATCACTGACCGCCCTGCACAAGGCCCTGCATCATCTTCTGGTTTTGTGTGGATACCTGCTATCCTTTCAGAAAGCGCAACAGCACAAGTGACACAGAGGGACAGGCGTGTCCGTGCCACCCCAGTTTTCTCCCCTGGTTCAGAACAAGCCCTTGTGTATGAAAAGACTGCAAGTCAGATGACTCTAGGGCTGTCTGAATTGGGTAGAGGCCATTTTGCACCAGGCCTGCCCCCTTCCTTTCATCTTCAGCCAGCTGAGCTTCAAACTCCTCCCTCTGAGGTGTACTCTCCACCTGCCTTTTCACACTCAAGGTCGACGAAGAATCAAATTCCTCCCACTTTCCGCTACTCTTCACCCAATTTCTTTCATTCAACACTCCATGATAATCAATCCCCTCCCTCTTACCAACACACTCCACCCACCACCTTTCAATCTCTTTCAACTGAGAATCAAACTCCTCCCCCTGACTTATATTCTCCACCCACCACCTTTCAATCTCATTCAACTGAGGATCAAACTGAGAATCAAACTCCTCCCTCTGACCTATATTCTCCACCCACCACCTTTCAGTCTCATCCAACTGAGAATCAAACTCCTCCCCCTGACTTATATTCTCCACCCACCACCTTTCAATCTCATTCAACTGAGGATCAAACTGAGAATCAAACTCCTCCCCCTGACTTATATTCTCCACCCACCACCTTTCAATCTCATCCAACTGAGAATCAAACTCCTCCCCCTAACTTATATTCTCCACCCACCGCCGTTCAATCCCTTTCACCCGAGAATCAAACTCCTCCCCCTAACTTATATTCTCCACCCACCGCCTTTCAATCCCTTTCAACCGAGAATCAAACTCCTCCCCCTGACTTATATTCTCCACCCACCGCCTTTCAATCCCTTTCAACCGAGAATCAAACTCCTCCCCCTGATTTATATTCTCCACCCACCACCTTTCAATCTCGTTCAAACGAGAATCAAACTCCTCCCCCTGACTTATATTCTCCACCCACCACCTTTCAATCTCTTTCAACCGAGAATCAAACTCCTCCCCCTGACTTATATTCTCCACCCACCACCTTTCAATCTCTTTCAACCGAGAATCAAACTCCTCCCCCTGACTTATATTCTCCACCCACCACCTTTCAATCTCTTTCAACCGAGAATCAAACTCCTCCCCCTGACTTATATTCTCCACCCACCACCTTTCAATCTCTTTCAACCGAGAATCAAACTCCTCCCCCTGATTTATATTCTCCACCCACCACCTTTCAATCCCTTTCATCCAAAGATCAAACTTCTCTCCCTGACTTATATTCTCCACCCACCACCTTTCAATCTCTTTCAACCGAGAATCAAACTCCTCCCCCTGACTTATATTCTCCACCCACCACCTTTCAATCTCTTTCAACCGAGAATCAAACTCCTCCCCCTGACTTATATTCTCCACCCACCACCTTTCAATCTCTTTCAACCGAGAATCAAACTCCTCCCCCTGACTTATATTCTCCACCCACCACCTTTCAATCTCTTTCAACCGAGAATCAAACTCCTCCCCCTGACTTATATTCTCCACCCACCACCTTTCAATCTCTTTCAACTGAGAATCAAACTCCTCCCCCTGATTTATATTCTCCACCCACCACCTTTCAATCTCTTTCAACCGAGAATCAAACTCCTCCCCCTGATTTATATTCTCCATCCACCACCTTTCAATCCCTTTCATCTAAAGATCAAACGTCTCCCCCTGATTTATATTCTCCACCCACCACCTTTCAATCTCGTTCAAACGAGAATCAAACTCCTCCTCTTGACTTATATTCTCCACCCACCACCTTTCAATCCCTTTCATCCAAAGATCAAACTTCTCTCCCTGACTTATATTCTCCACCCACCACCTTTCAATCTCTTTCAACTGAGAATCAAACTCCTCCCCCTGACTTATACTCTCCACCCACCACCTTTCAATCTCTTTCAACTGAGAATCAAACTCCTCCCCCTGATTTATATTTTCCACCCACCACCTTTCAATCTCTTTCAACCGAGAATCAAACTCCTCCCCCTGACTTATATTCTCCACCCACCACCTTTCAATCTCTTTCAACCGAGAATCAAACTCCTCCCCCTGATTTATATTCTCCACCCACCACCTTTCAATCTCTTTCAACCGAGAATCAAACTCCTCCCCCTGACTTATATTCTCCACCCACCACCTTTCAATCTCTTTCAACCGAGAATCAAACTCCTCCCCCTGATTTATATTCTCCACCCACCACCTTTCAATCCCTTTCATCTAAAGATCAAACTTCTCCCCCTGATTTATATTCTCCACCCACCACCTTTCAATCTCGTTCAAACGAGAATCAAACTCCTCCCCCTGACTTATACTCTCCACCCACCACCTTTCAATCTCTTTCAACTGAGAATCAAACTCCTCCCCCTGATTTATATTCTCCACCCACCACCTTTCAATCCCTTTCATCCAAAGATCAAACTTCTCTCCCTGACTTATACTCTCCACCCACCACCTTTCAATCTCTTTCAACCGAGAATCAAACTCCTCCCCCTGATTTATATTCTCCACCCACCAGCTTTCAGTTTCAATCCCCGGAAGCATCCCCTGATTACTTATACATCCCACACGTTAACCTCCTTTCCTTGGCTCCTGGCCTTCACACATCACATCCTGTAGCTCCAACACAGTCTACCAAACCTCTTACCACATCCATAGGTCCAGTTCTATCCCGGAAAGATGACATAATTTCCACAGTACCCAAACTGCAGGACTGGAACCGACCTACTAGACCTGATAAGCCCAGCAATACAGAACTCACAGAGTGGCCCAGGAAGAATACGTCCCAGGCTCCCATGAGAACCAGTGATGACACTGCAAG GGTGAAGCAACACCATCCTCTGTCTTGGTTTCCTGCCCTCGAAAAGCACGACATCCCCATAGTGGTTGGAGTGGGCGTGTCCCTCACCTTCATCTTCATCACCATGGCGTTCTACTCCCTGGTACAGAAGAATGACCCTGCTCTCGCAGGACGTGGAG CTCAGAGGGGCTTGGGTGCCCCTTGCAGGCGTGGTGGCCGTCTGGAGATAAGAAGGACATATGAGAACAG GGCGTTTGAAGATGATGATTTTGTTGCTGTCATCGAGCAAAGCCCTGACGCATTTGGAACAAGAGCCCCCCTGCCCACACCTGGTGCTAAAACGGGGATGACGGAGTCTCCAGGCGAGACCCAGCCGGCCCCCGCCTCCCCTGTCCCAGCACAGCTGGACACTGAACATCGGAACGAGCTGCAG ATGGTGTGCCGATCGGAAAGAGAGAAACACCCCCCTTCGCCCCAGCCCAACATGCGGCTGGGTGATTCTGAGCACTGGAGGCCGTGCCCGGACCCCCTTCCCCTGCCCGCCAGCCCCAAGCCATTGCGGGAGGATGGGCTTCACACATCTCTCACCCTGCAGACCTCCGAGGCTTTCACCACACCAGTCAGCCATAGTGTCAACATTTCACATGCCTCTGGGCCCCTGCTACTTTCCCACTGCATCTCCATGGGCGTCACCACAGTTGCGGTGGATGTCCATTTCTACCCCTCAGCCCCCACCccgccaccccctcccccaggctcTCGACTGGCTGACAGCCCAGAATCTGACCGGGTTACTCCCAGCATGCAGTGCG AGCATCGAGTGTGTTTGTAA
- the LOC111833710 gene encoding hemicentin-2 isoform X4, with amino-acid sequence MISLLTSLGLEQMLGCLRAAVLTCFLWMHLPATELSFTAPPEDLVGLPDGPLVLPCPVYSPNQKGAETVHWERGSGSSLPGPEERIHQLSNGSLFFSRLLEGDFGIYLCQVQDGTDRIRATVRVKKAGMEAVFFSPKSQLVPEGDSVFLQCISGDSRPPAHITWEKDGSPVTKGNQIQGQYGGGSHLKTTGTLYLADVSKDDEGEYICVTHNPLLSIRLQSAAATLTVQAHHATPKIIKGPENITVATDTEASLHCAIQGFPLPMVHWFKNSVPLQNDSRWSFSNSGQLLVFSKVSEEDEGFYHCEARGLKTSVRSQPAYLQTAEMEWSFMQQPVNTTAQAGDSVTLICKPPRSRPPARITWFKNARPLTQKPHFSQLPSGDLLFHRLQEADRGSYFCRASNSLLPRAVSSRKAYLNVQAPPSVMLWPKLVTAVLGSRVTLHCQVSGYPLPRITWSKQGRSVQTGGRVTLGISNATLYFSSVKAYDEGSYTCHATNTIGRAQGTASVRVAVSPVIISFPREVRSSVGVSVVLPCQAVGSSPMRYTWNQGPGHTPISSSSRIRVDEDGMLNITRLERADAGEYHCIAENVAGWDRRTANIIVLAEEDATERGIVSTATLMGCTPFQSLLSNYKCQQNMNISTSTGRTLADRMLVNGSLPEVTTRGTKTAGSIKIHNSSESPGFRSSRLTPEDIWSVGGKVFHRRDRLKYLNEKTEMCFLRFLMNGGFLTFAAKLWSAF; translated from the exons ATGATCTCTCTCCTCACCTCTTTGGGCCTCGAGCAGATGCTGGGATGCCTGAGGGCCGCGGTGCTGACCTGCTTCCTCTGGATGCACCTGCCGGCGACGGAACTCT CCTTCACAGCTCCACCAGAAGATCTTGTGGGTTTGCCAGATGGGCCGCTTGTGCTGCCTTGCCCAGTGTACAGCCCCAACCAGAAGGGGGCAGAAACGGTGCACTGGGAGCGTGGTTCTGGAAGTTCCCTCCCAGGTCCTGAAGAACGGATTCACCAGCTGTCCAATGGATCACTTTTCTTTTCCCGCCTGTTGGAGGGAGACTTTGGGATCTACTTATGCCAAGTCCAAGATGGTACTGATCGCATCAGAGCTACTGTCAGGGTGAAAAAGGCGG GTATGGAGGCTGTCTTCTTCAGCCCCAAGTCGCAGCTAGTGCCTGAGGGTGACAGTGTGTTCCTGCAGTGCATCTCGGGGGACAGCCGGCCCCCTGCCCACATCACCTGGGAGAAGGATGGCTCGCCCGTGACCAAGGGGAATCAGATACAG GGTCAATATGGAGGGGGCAGTCATCTAAAGACAACAGGCACATTATACCTTGCAGATGTATCAAAGGATGATGAGGGGGAATATATCTGTGTTACCCACAATCCTTTGCTAAGTATACGATTGCAGAGTGCTGCGGCAACATTGACAGTGCAAG CGCATCATGCTACACCAAAGATCATCAAAGGTCCAGAAAACATCACTGTTGCTACAGACACAGAAGCATCTCTGCACTGTGCCATCCAGGGCTTTCCCCTACCCATGGTGCACTGGTTCAAGAACAGCGTACCCTTGCAGAATGACTCTCGCTGGAGCTTCAGTAACAGTGGTCAGCTCCTTGTCTTCAG CAAAGTGTCTGAGGAAGATGAGGGCTTCTACCACTGCGAAGCGCGAGGTCTGAAGACCTCAGTGAGGTCACAGCCAGCTTATCTCCAGACAGCAG AAATGGAGTGGAGCTTCATGCAGCAGCCCGTTAACACGACGGCACAGGCGGGAGACTCGGTCACGCTCATTTGCAAACCTCCACGTAGCCGCCCCCCTGCACGCATCACCTGGTTTAAAAATGCCCGCCCGCTTACCCAGAAGCCGCACTTCAGCCAGCTGCCCAGCGGAGACCTGCTCTTCCACAG GTTACAGGAGGCCGACAGAGGATCCTACTTCTGCCGCGCGTCCAACAGCCTCCTGCCCCGGGCCGTGTCCTCGAGGAAGGCTTATCTGAATGTGCAGG CCCCACCCTCCGTGATGCTGTGGCCCAAGTTGGTGACTGCAGTGCTGGGTTCGAGAGTGACGCTCCATTGCCAAGTGTCCGGATATCCACTGCCGAGGATCACATGGTCAAAGCAGGGTCGGTCGGTGCAAACGGGCGGGAGAGTCACTCTCGG GATAAGCAACGCCACGCTGTACTTTTCGTCGGTGAAAGCGTATGACGAAGGCTCCTACACGTGTCACGCTACGAACACCATCGGCCGGGCTCAGGGCACAGCCTCTGTGCGTGTAGCAG TCTCCCCAGTCATTATTTCCTTCCCGAGGGAGGTGCGCAGCTCTGTGGGGGTCTCTGTAGTGCTACCATGCCAGGCCGTGGGGAGCTCGCCCATGAGGTACACATGGAACCAAGGGCCAGGCCACACCCCCATCTCCTCCTCGTCACGCATCCGCGTGGATG AGGACGGGATGCTGAATATCACCAGGCTAGAGCGGGCCGATGCGGGGGAGTACCACTGCATTGCTGAAAACGTGGCGGGATGGGATCGGAGGACAGCCAACATAATCGTGCTTG CTGAAGAAGATGCCACTGAGAGAGGCATAGTGTCTACA GCTACCCTCATGGGGTGTACACCCTTCCAGAGCTTGCTCTCTAATTATAAATGTCAGCAGAACATGAATATCAGCACTTCAACTGGCAGGACTTTGGCTGACCGTATGCTGGTGAATGGAAGCCTTCCAGAGGTCACAA CAAGAGGCACGAAGACAGCAGGTAGCATCAAGATACACAACTCTTCGGAGTCACCTGGTTTCCGATCCAGCAGGCTTACTCCAGAAGATATATGGAGCGTAG GTGGTAAAGTTTTCCATCGAAGAGATCGTCTTAAATATTTGAATGAAAAAACTGAAATGTGCTTTCTCAGGTTTCTGATGAATGGTGGTTTTCTGACCTTTGCAGCAAAATTGTGGAgtgctttttaa